ACCCCGCACCGGCCCGACCCTGATCGCCATCGACATCGGCAACACCAATATCGTGATCGGCATCTTCCGCGGTCGTACCCTGCTGAGCCAGTGGCGCCTGGCGACCCAAGCCGGTCGGACCGCCGACGAATACGGGCTCACGGTGCGCGAGTTGGTCCGCGACCTCAAACCATCCACACCATCGGAGGGAATTCTCTCCAGTGTCGTCCCGAACCTCACTCCGGTGTTCCAGGACGTGCTCAATCGATATTTTCGGATCACGCCTCACGTGGTGACCCACGAATCACCGTTCGGCCTGACAATCGCGTATCCGAACCCGGAGGAAATCGGAGCCGACCGGCTGGTCAATGCCGCTGCGGGTTATGCGGCGTATGGAGGTCCGCTTATCATTGTGGATTTCGGCACCGCGACCACGTTTTGCGTCGTGACGGCGGACGGCGCGTATCGCGGCGGCGTGATCGCACCGGGAGTCGGAATTTCCGCCGATGCCCTCACCAGTCGGGCGGCCAAGTTGTCGAAGGTCGAGTGGGTCCGTCCCTCCACCACCATCGGACGGGACACAGCCAGCAGCATGCAAACGGGCGTCATCCAGGGCCATGCGTGCCTGGTGGACGGTATCGTGCGCTTG
This Nitrospirota bacterium DNA region includes the following protein-coding sequences:
- a CDS encoding type III pantothenate kinase; this translates as MPHAQQTPRTGPTLIAIDIGNTNIVIGIFRGRTLLSQWRLATQAGRTADEYGLTVRELVRDLKPSTPSEGILSSVVPNLTPVFQDVLNRYFRITPHVVTHESPFGLTIAYPNPEEIGADRLVNAAAGYAAYGGPLIIVDFGTATTFCVVTADGAYRGGVIAPGVGISADALTSRAAKLSKVEWVRPSTTIGRDTASSMQTGVIQGHACLVDGIVRLIQKELGTRCRVVATGGLTSLIEPASECIDTVRPHLTLEGLVLIAERLRHSGDLLARSTGRILPRPRMSTGRPRRSKHPRAKP